A stretch of DNA from Bacteroidales bacterium WCE2008:
CCCAGCAGGACGCGCTTCTCGGGGCGGTCGAGGACGGCACTGTCGTCCTGATCGGCGCGACGACCGAGAATCCTTCGTTCGAGGTCATAAATCCGCTGCTCTCCCGCTGCCAGGTCTATGTCCTCCGGTCCCTCGGCCCCGACGACCTGCGCCAGCTGCTCGAACGGGCGCTGAGCGAAGACGAGCTGCTCTCGAAGATGGATATCCAGGTCCATGAGACCGACGCTCTCTTCCGGTTCTCCGGCGGAGACGCCAGAAAGCTGCTGAACATACTTGAGATCGTCGTGGACGCAAGTCCGAAGGACAAACCTATAGTCATCGACAACAAGACTGTCACCACCTTCCTTCAGGAAAATACCGCCAGATACGACAAAGGCGGAGAGATGCACTACGACATCATCTCTGCCTTCATAAAGAGCGTCCGCGGGTCCGATCCGAACGCGGCCGTATATTATCTTGCGAGGATGCTCGACGGCGGCGAAGACCCCCTGTTCATAGCCAGAAGGCTTTGCATACTGGCATCTGAGGACGTCGGGCTGGCCAATCCAAATGCGATGCTTCTTGCGGACGCCTGCTTCAGGATATGTTCCAATATCGGCATGCCTGAAGCCAGGATCCCTCTATCTGAGACTGCAATCTACCTTGCTTCTTCGCCTAAGAGCAATTCAGCCTATATGGCTATTGCCAAAGGACTTGATATCGCCTCCAAGACCCAGACTGCCTCCGTCCCTCTGTATCTGAGGAATGCCCCTACAAAGCTTATGGAAGAGCTCGGCTACGCCGACGGATACAAATATGCCCATGATTTCCCGGGACATTTCGTGGATCAGGAATTCCTTCCTGAAGGGCTTGAGGGCACAGTCTTCTACAATCCCGGCGAGAATCGTCAGGAATCCACGCTCCGAGCCTACCTCGAAGCATGCTGGCCGAAATATTACGGCACTCTCAGCAAGAAATAAACCTATCAGAAAGGATATCCGACTCCGAAATGGATGGCGTTTCCGCCTTCCTTGAACCAAGTCTTCGGGCTGCACCAGCGGTGGCCTTCAGGTCTGGAAGGATCTCGAGTCACGAAACCCATGTCTACGCGCAATAGAATGAAATTAAGATCTATACGTATTCCAAGTCCCCAGTCGGCGGCAATCGCCTTATGGAAATCTCTTATTCTGAATAATGCCAGTTCGTTCTCAGTATAGTTGCTGATGGACCAGATGTTACCGGCATCTACAAACAAAGCGCCGGCCAGCTTCCAGAACACCGGGAAACGGTATTCGATATTGGCCTCTATCTTCATGTCTCCAGTCTGGCTTGGAATGACGAAGATGCTGTTGCCGTCATCCTTCGCGAGTCCCGGACCGACATTCCTTGCCTGCCATCCACGCATGCTGTTGGCTCCACCGCTATAGAAATGCTGCTCGAAAGGCAGCGCGGAAGAGTTGCCGTATGCATAGCCGGCACCGATCAGGAATCTGGTGGCGATCCCGTAGCTGTCGTTCTTTCCGAACTTCCATGTCCTTCCGAGAGTCAGTTCTCCACGTACATACTGAGCATAAGGATTTCCGAGAATCAGTCCCCTGCCGACACTGTCCCTATGCATATATGGCTTGAATGCGCTCAGGAGGTTACCAGAGGTTCCGAACTGGAACCTGACATAATGGTATGAGTGCTGTGGATTTACGGAAGCGTCCGTCGTATAGTATAAGGTACCTCCGAGACCAAGATTAGAGTGCTCCTCATATGAGTAGTACATGAACGGATTGGTCATCAGCCTTTTCCGGAACTCGGGAGTCATATTGGAAATCTGTACTATACTCAGCTGGACCGGATAAAACTGATAGAAGAAAGTCCCTCTCGAACCGTTATATCCGAAAGATGTGGAAAGGATGCTTCTGCGGTATTCAGGACGGTCCTGATAATTGAAAGAGACGTTTATTTCCGTCTTAGGAAGCACTCCCTTGAAAAGCCTGTCCGGAAGCAGCAGGAACTTAGGGAACAGCAGACCTGCCGACACACCGAATTCCGTAGAGCGGATATCGCTCCCCGGCTTGAACTGGAAGTTTCCCATGAAACTCATGTTAAGCTGCTCTCCTCCATGGAATATGTTCCTGTTGAAAAGAGAAACCTCAGGAGAGATGCCGAGAAGTCCGATGGAATTGGAAGAAGCCTCGAGATTCAGCTTCAGACCTCTCATCTTGGCAGGAGTGAGATTGATGTCGCAATCGACCGTATTGTCCTCGTTGCCGGACAGCTGGATATTGACCGCGCTCAACACATTAAGCGAAGAGAGTCTTGAATAGGTATTGTTGACCACATCCTCGTTGTAAGGCTGCCCGGGCACGATCCGGTTCAGATTCTTAAGGACCTTTTCCCGCATCGCAAACGACTCCGGGTGGAAGATATTGACCTTGCCGAAATGGTACTTTGCGATAGGCTTGGCAGAAGAAGGAGATTCGTTACGGGTATATTCGTTTATCCTCATCGTAAGGGCGGCCTCGTTTCCTTTCCCTATCGTATCGGCCTCGAAGAAATAATAATTCTTGTTGAATCCATAATAACCGTGCTTCCTGAAATAGGCTGCAGAACGGGCGCTCTCCTCCTCGAGAGCAGCTTCGGAAAGGTAATCTCCCTTGTGGATCGTAATGTTGACGCTATCCCTGGAGAAGTCCTCCGCGAACTCGCCGCCAGTAGGAATCTCATATTTTATATCGCTGATGACAAGACGTTTGCCGGGCGTCACCTTATACACCACATTAACTATGCGGCCATTCGTCTTTATCTCCGGGACAACCTTGGAATCATAATATCCGAGATACTCCAGATGCCTTTCCATATTCTCGACAGAGGACTCCACCAGATTCTCATTATACACGACCGGTGCGGACCCGATCTTGCGCATGACCTTGCTCCACAAACCTCTCCCGCTTTTTGTCGAAAGATTATAGACATAGACCAGAGGATTCCATCCGGCTTTCTGCCTTATATATGACTCTACTTTGGTATCGTTTATCGAAACATCGCCGACATTCTCGACCTTCGCGGATGCCAGCCTGTATTCTCCTTCGGCAAGCACACGGGTCGAGCTGCACGAAGAAAAAGCCAGCGGAATAAGCGCTGAAAGAACTGTCGCGATATGTTTTCCCTGGATACGCATCGTACAAAAGTACCCAATTCGCGACATATTTCAAACTTTTTGGCCATATTTGCGTATAATTGAACAATCCTGAAAGATGGCTGTTTTATCCAACAACGAAATAAAGTCGATCAAGGCCCTCGCGAACAAGAAATTCCGCGACGAGAAAGGGCTGTTTATAGTAGAAGGCGAAAAGATGGTCTCGGAGGCCCTGAAATCCTCCTACGAGGTCGTTAAAGTCTATCGTGCCGACGAGATAGGCGAAGCCGCAATGGGCAGGATAAGCCAGCTCTCGACCCCGTCCCCGGTACTGGCAGTCGTCAGGAAACCATCCTCCGGCGCGGCAGTCCGTCCCGGAAAAGGCCTCTATCTGGCCCTCGACGGAATCAGAGACCCGGGTAACATGGGTACGATCATAAGAATCGCCGACTGGTTCGGTCTGGCAGGCATTTTCGCAACTCCGGATTCGGTCGACATCTTCAATCCGAAGGTCGTCCAGTCGACCATGGGAGCCATCTTCAGGGTCGATTTCCATTATACGGACCTCTGCGCCCTGGCCAACTCCGTACGGGCTGACGGAGGCAGGATCTACGGGACCTTCCTCGACGGAGAGAATATTTATGACCATGAACTCGCGACCGGAACGGACTCCCCTGTCGTAATCGTGGTCGGCAACGAATCCAACGGAATATCAAAAGAAATGGCGGCCAGAGTAACCGACCGCCTGTTTATCCCTCCTTATCCGGCAGATGATCCGGGTTCGGAGTCCTTGAACGCCGCGGTGGCAACAGCCGTTACGGTCGCCGAGTTCCGCAGACGCATCAAATAGCTATTTCAGAATCATCTTCATCATCCACATGAACTTGTATGGCATGTACCTGAACGGCATGTCGAACTTGCGCGGGCTGCATACTACGGCACGGCGGTGCGAGAATGCATAGAAACTCTCGATTCCATGATACCTGCCCATGCCCGAGTTGCCGACGCCTCCGAACGGGATGCTGTCGTTGGCGATGTGCATGATCGTGTCATTGATGCATGCTCCTCCGGATGTGGTGTGCCTGACCATGTCCCAGCCGTCCTTCTTATTTCCGAAATAGTAGAATGCCAGCGGCTTCTCCCTGCCGCGGACGAAGTCGATGACCTCTTTCCTGTCAGTGAATTCCATCATCGGGAATACGGGACCGAAGATCTCTT
This window harbors:
- a CDS encoding putative ATPase, with protein sequence MSEISSRVLAPLPERMRPHTLDQYVGQTHLVGKGAVLRNMIDSGNLSSFILWGPPGVGKTTLARIVAGTLDREFYTLSAVSAGVKDVREVIDKAKADRTSVFGAGKGSPILFIDEIHRFSKSQQDALLGAVEDGTVVLIGATTENPSFEVINPLLSRCQVYVLRSLGPDDLRQLLERALSEDELLSKMDIQVHETDALFRFSGGDARKLLNILEIVVDASPKDKPIVIDNKTVTTFLQENTARYDKGGEMHYDIISAFIKSVRGSDPNAAVYYLARMLDGGEDPLFIARRLCILASEDVGLANPNAMLLADACFRICSNIGMPEARIPLSETAIYLASSPKSNSAYMAIAKGLDIASKTQTASVPLYLRNAPTKLMEELGYADGYKYAHDFPGHFVDQEFLPEGLEGTVFYNPGENRQESTLRAYLEACWPKYYGTLSKK
- a CDS encoding Outer membrane protein assembly factor BamA codes for the protein MSRIGYFCTMRIQGKHIATVLSALIPLAFSSCSSTRVLAEGEYRLASAKVENVGDVSINDTKVESYIRQKAGWNPLVYVYNLSTKSGRGLWSKVMRKIGSAPVVYNENLVESSVENMERHLEYLGYYDSKVVPEIKTNGRIVNVVYKVTPGKRLVISDIKYEIPTGGEFAEDFSRDSVNITIHKGDYLSEAALEEESARSAAYFRKHGYYGFNKNYYFFEADTIGKGNEAALTMRINEYTRNESPSSAKPIAKYHFGKVNIFHPESFAMREKVLKNLNRIVPGQPYNEDVVNNTYSRLSSLNVLSAVNIQLSGNEDNTVDCDINLTPAKMRGLKLNLEASSNSIGLLGISPEVSLFNRNIFHGGEQLNMSFMGNFQFKPGSDIRSTEFGVSAGLLFPKFLLLPDRLFKGVLPKTEINVSFNYQDRPEYRRSILSTSFGYNGSRGTFFYQFYPVQLSIVQISNMTPEFRKRLMTNPFMYYSYEEHSNLGLGGTLYYTTDASVNPQHSYHYVRFQFGTSGNLLSAFKPYMHRDSVGRGLILGNPYAQYVRGELTLGRTWKFGKNDSYGIATRFLIGAGYAYGNSSALPFEQHFYSGGANSMRGWQARNVGPGLAKDDGNSIFVIPSQTGDMKIEANIEYRFPVFWKLAGALFVDAGNIWSISNYTENELALFRIRDFHKAIAADWGLGIRIDLNFILLRVDMGFVTRDPSRPEGHRWCSPKTWFKEGGNAIHFGVGYPF
- a CDS encoding RNA methyltransferase, TrmH family, yielding MAVLSNNEIKSIKALANKKFRDEKGLFIVEGEKMVSEALKSSYEVVKVYRADEIGEAAMGRISQLSTPSPVLAVVRKPSSGAAVRPGKGLYLALDGIRDPGNMGTIIRIADWFGLAGIFATPDSVDIFNPKVVQSTMGAIFRVDFHYTDLCALANSVRADGGRIYGTFLDGENIYDHELATGTDSPVVIVVGNESNGISKEMAARVTDRLFIPPYPADDPGSESLNAAVATAVTVAEFRRRIK